One window from the genome of Streptococcus salivarius encodes:
- a CDS encoding energy-coupling factor ABC transporter ATP-binding protein produces MIEIKNLKFKYHQDQPSYILDDVSFHVKRGEWLSIVGHNGSGKSTTARLIDGLLVAESGQIIVDGQELTEDNVWDIRDKIGMVFQNPDNQFVGATVEDDVAFGLENKGVPYEEMASRVQEALEFVGMSEFKDREPARLSGGQKQRVAIAGIVAMRPSILILDEATSMLDPEGRQELIQSIKAIRKEYGMTVLSITHDLDEVALSDRVLVLKKGKVESVSSPRELFSRGSELVDLGLDIPFSALLTQKLRNKGLIDCEDYLTEKELVEQLWESLSKM; encoded by the coding sequence ATGATTGAAATAAAAAATTTAAAGTTTAAATATCATCAAGATCAACCATCCTATATTCTTGATGATGTATCGTTTCACGTGAAACGTGGGGAATGGTTATCCATTGTAGGGCATAATGGTTCTGGAAAATCCACGACAGCACGTCTTATTGACGGACTATTAGTGGCAGAGTCTGGGCAGATTATTGTTGATGGTCAAGAATTAACAGAAGACAATGTCTGGGATATCCGTGATAAGATTGGTATGGTCTTTCAAAATCCAGATAATCAATTTGTTGGGGCAACTGTTGAAGATGATGTTGCTTTTGGTCTTGAAAATAAAGGTGTTCCCTATGAAGAAATGGCTTCAAGAGTTCAAGAGGCTCTGGAATTTGTAGGAATGTCAGAATTTAAGGATAGAGAGCCAGCTAGATTATCTGGAGGCCAAAAACAACGTGTGGCTATCGCAGGTATTGTAGCTATGAGACCATCTATTTTGATTTTGGATGAGGCAACTAGCATGCTTGACCCAGAAGGTCGCCAGGAATTGATTCAATCTATTAAAGCTATTCGTAAAGAATACGGAATGACTGTTTTATCAATTACTCATGATCTCGATGAGGTCGCTTTGAGTGACCGTGTTTTGGTTTTGAAAAAAGGTAAAGTGGAGTCTGTTTCAAGTCCTCGTGAACTATTTAGTAGAGGCTCAGAGTTAGTTGACTTAGGTTTAGATATCCCTTTTAGTGCATTATTAACTCAAAAGCTAAGAAATAAAGGTCTGATAGATTGTGAAGACTATCTGACAGAAAAGGAATTGGTAGAACAACTATGGGAATCTCTCTCAAAAATGTAA
- the pgsA gene encoding CDP-diacylglycerol--glycerol-3-phosphate 3-phosphatidyltransferase gives MFKKENLPNLLTLARIVLIPIFLLMTSLASSNVMHIAAAVVFAIASITDYLDGYLARKWHVVTNFGKFADPLADKMLVMSAFIMLVGINQAPAWVVSVIICRELAVTGLRLLLVENGGTVLAAAMPGKIKTVTQMLSIILLLCHLHFVGTIMLYIALFFTIYSGYDYFKGAGFLFKDTFK, from the coding sequence ATGTTTAAAAAAGAAAATTTACCTAATTTATTGACACTTGCTAGAATTGTTTTGATTCCTATCTTTTTACTGATGACATCACTTGCGTCAAGTAATGTCATGCATATTGCTGCGGCGGTTGTCTTCGCTATTGCCAGTATTACAGATTATTTAGATGGCTATTTGGCACGAAAATGGCATGTTGTTACTAATTTCGGGAAATTTGCAGACCCATTGGCAGATAAGATGCTAGTGATGTCAGCATTTATTATGTTAGTCGGTATTAATCAAGCACCAGCCTGGGTGGTTTCAGTTATTATCTGTCGTGAGCTTGCAGTCACAGGTCTTCGTCTTTTATTAGTGGAGAATGGTGGTACAGTTCTCGCTGCAGCTATGCCTGGTAAGATTAAGACAGTGACTCAGATGTTATCTATTATTCTATTATTGTGTCATCTGCATTTTGTAGGAACAATTATGCTTTATATTGCTTTGTTCTTTACAATTTACTCAGGCTATGATTATTTCAAAGGTGCAGGTTTCTTATTTAAGGATACTTTCAAATAG
- a CDS encoding energy-coupling factor transporter ATPase — MGISLKNVSYIYQAGTPFEGRALFDMTTTIKDGSYTAFIGHTGSGKSTIMQLLNGLNLPTSGQVHVDDTIITSQSKNKDIKPIRKKVGLVFQFPESQLFAETVLEDVAFGPQNFGVSKEEAEQRAIESLKLVGLPEEFHGQNPFDLSGGQMRRVAIAGILAMQPDILVLDEPTAGLDPQGRKELMSLFKELHLSGMTIVLVTHLMDDVADYATAVNVMEKGQLVLSGAPKDVFQKVTFLKEKQLGVPKITEFALQLQEKGYQFESLPITIEEFVEVVSHG; from the coding sequence ATGGGAATCTCTCTCAAAAATGTAAGTTATATCTATCAAGCGGGTACTCCTTTTGAGGGGCGTGCCCTTTTTGATATGACGACGACGATAAAAGATGGTTCATATACGGCCTTTATTGGACATACAGGAAGTGGTAAATCTACTATTATGCAGCTCTTGAATGGCCTTAATTTACCCACTAGTGGTCAGGTTCACGTTGATGATACGATCATAACCAGTCAATCAAAGAATAAGGACATAAAACCAATTCGTAAGAAGGTAGGTTTAGTTTTTCAATTTCCAGAAAGTCAGTTATTTGCAGAAACTGTTTTAGAAGATGTTGCCTTTGGACCTCAAAATTTCGGAGTTTCTAAGGAAGAAGCAGAACAACGTGCTATTGAAAGTCTAAAATTAGTTGGACTCCCGGAAGAGTTTCATGGACAGAATCCTTTTGATTTATCAGGGGGACAAATGCGACGTGTTGCCATCGCAGGGATTCTAGCTATGCAACCAGATATTCTAGTGCTGGATGAACCGACTGCCGGTCTAGATCCACAGGGCCGGAAGGAATTGATGTCTCTCTTTAAGGAGTTACATCTTTCTGGAATGACGATTGTTTTAGTTACTCACTTGATGGATGATGTTGCCGATTATGCGACAGCTGTGAATGTTATGGAAAAAGGGCAACTAGTGTTGTCGGGAGCTCCTAAAGATGTTTTTCAAAAGGTTACTTTTCTTAAAGAAAAGCAGTTAGGTGTTCCTAAAATCACAGAGTTTGCGCTACAGCTACAAGAAAAAGGTTATCAATTTGAAAGTCTCCCTATTACAATCGAGGAATTCGTAGAGGTGGTGTCGCATGGATAA
- a CDS encoding NUDIX hydrolase — translation MRQKDFRTKIDSTVFGVRATALIVKDNRLFVIEDEDGCYTIGGAIQVNETTGDAVVREVKEELGVTSKAGPLAFVVENRFEQTGVHYHNIEFHYLVDLLEEAPLVMQEDTKQLPCRWIALDDLHTVDLKPAFLKSALPDWDGKLRHIHLEK, via the coding sequence ATGAGGCAAAAGGATTTTCGGACGAAAATAGATTCTACTGTTTTTGGTGTGAGAGCGACTGCTTTGATTGTAAAAGATAATCGCTTGTTTGTCATTGAAGATGAGGACGGCTGTTACACAATCGGAGGTGCTATTCAGGTCAATGAAACTACAGGAGATGCTGTAGTTCGGGAAGTCAAAGAGGAACTTGGTGTTACATCTAAAGCAGGTCCGCTAGCTTTCGTGGTTGAAAATCGTTTCGAACAAACTGGTGTTCACTATCACAACATCGAGTTCCACTACTTAGTAGACTTACTTGAGGAGGCACCTTTGGTCATGCAGGAAGATACAAAGCAATTACCTTGTCGTTGGATTGCTTTAGATGATTTACATACTGTTGACCTGAAACCGGCCTTTTTAAAATCAGCCCTACCAGACTGGGACGGAAAATTACGACACATCCATCTTGAGAAATAG
- a CDS encoding LysM peptidoglycan-binding domain-containing protein: MQKKNTSNTKKLGLFGLVTVATLGATALANAETYTVQKGDTLSAIAKKNGTTVDEIVSKNGIQDANKISIGQSLTINETTEETTEPSATTATAEAAVESTQSTESTQSEDTQATNTNLSSSEVAAKEEIAQRESSGSYTAQNGQYYGRYQLASSYLNGDLSPENQEKVADNYVASRYGSWTAALAFWNANGWY; encoded by the coding sequence ATGCAAAAAAAGAATACATCTAACACTAAAAAATTAGGTCTTTTTGGACTTGTTACAGTAGCAACACTTGGGGCAACAGCTTTAGCTAATGCAGAAACTTACACAGTTCAAAAAGGTGATACACTTTCAGCTATTGCTAAGAAAAATGGTACGACCGTAGATGAAATCGTTTCAAAAAACGGTATTCAAGATGCCAATAAGATTTCTATTGGTCAAAGCTTAACAATTAATGAAACAACTGAAGAGACTACAGAACCTTCAGCTACAACAGCTACAGCGGAAGCAGCTGTTGAATCAACACAATCAACAGAGTCTACACAAAGTGAAGATACTCAAGCGACCAATACAAATCTTTCTTCTTCAGAGGTAGCTGCCAAAGAAGAAATCGCTCAACGTGAGTCAAGCGGTAGCTATACAGCTCAAAATGGGCAATATTATGGACGTTACCAATTAGCATCATCATATTTGAACGGAGACTTGTCTCCTGAAAATCAAGAGAAGGTAGCAGATAATTATGTAGCAAGCCGTTATGGTTCATGGACAGCAGCTCTTGCTTTCTGGAATGCTAATGGTTGGTACTAA
- a CDS encoding transglycosylase SLT domain-containing protein, with translation MFKKSYKGRRIKLAAKKSLAVLVAIVTSFIVILAVSLSTLINKGLVNAFSDSVTPAPSTASTTSESTADLVKSTEISSSKENKANKEKVEESKPQSETTGESVESAEKSQSDTATISAASTNTDTTSTQILGTAPSVAATGSGSVVLSNGNTAGEVGSYAAAQMAAATGVPQSTWESIIARESNGDHTAANGSGASGLFQTMPGWGSTATVEDQIQSALNAYNAQGLSAWNY, from the coding sequence ATGTTTAAAAAAAGTTATAAGGGACGCCGTATCAAATTAGCAGCGAAGAAATCATTGGCGGTACTAGTGGCAATTGTAACAAGTTTTATTGTCATTTTGGCAGTATCACTGTCTACACTAATTAATAAAGGGTTGGTTAATGCATTTTCAGATTCTGTTACCCCAGCACCTTCAACAGCATCAACAACGTCAGAATCGACAGCAGATTTAGTTAAATCAACAGAAATTAGCTCAAGCAAAGAGAATAAAGCTAACAAAGAAAAGGTTGAAGAAAGTAAGCCTCAGTCAGAAACAACAGGAGAATCGGTAGAATCAGCTGAAAAGTCTCAGTCAGATACTGCCACTATAAGCGCTGCTTCAACGAATACTGATACTACGTCGACTCAAATACTTGGAACAGCTCCTTCGGTTGCTGCAACTGGTAGTGGGTCAGTTGTTCTCTCAAATGGGAACACTGCAGGAGAAGTTGGTTCTTATGCGGCGGCACAGATGGCAGCAGCTACTGGTGTTCCTCAGTCAACTTGGGAGTCAATTATTGCGCGTGAGTCAAATGGTGATCATACTGCAGCAAATGGTTCAGGTGCATCAGGTCTTTTTCAAACAATGCCTGGATGGGGCTCTACTGCAACAGTTGAGGATCAAATTCAATCAGCCTTGAATGCCTATAACGCACAAGGTTTGTCAGCTTGGAATTACTAA
- a CDS encoding energy-coupling factor transporter transmembrane component T family protein: protein MDKLIIGRYIVGDSFIHRLDPRSKLLAMLIYIVIIFWANNPLTYAVITLFTLFLVFLSKIKLGFFLGGIKPMIWIILFSTLFQVFFNTKGSVLWSIGFLKITEVGLNQGWMIFLRFILIISFSTLLTLTTTPLSLSDAVESLLKPLTVFKVPAHEIGLMLSLSLRFVPTLMDDTTRIMNAQKARGVDFGEGNIIQKVRSIIPILIPLFASSFKRADALAIAMEARGYQGGEGRIKYRRLSWNGRDTLSIIAILALGLMLFYLKS from the coding sequence ATGGATAAGTTAATTATTGGACGTTATATTGTTGGGGACTCTTTTATACACCGATTAGACCCTAGAAGTAAATTATTAGCCATGCTGATTTATATTGTTATTATCTTTTGGGCTAATAATCCCTTAACTTATGCTGTAATAACTTTATTTACACTTTTCTTGGTTTTCTTGTCTAAAATAAAACTTGGTTTCTTTTTAGGTGGAATCAAACCAATGATTTGGATTATTTTATTTTCTACCCTATTTCAAGTTTTCTTCAATACAAAAGGGAGTGTGCTTTGGTCTATCGGCTTTTTAAAGATTACGGAAGTCGGTTTAAATCAAGGTTGGATGATATTCCTTAGATTTATCCTCATTATTAGTTTTTCCACCCTACTTACTCTAACGACAACACCTTTAAGTTTATCTGATGCAGTTGAATCACTTTTAAAACCTCTTACTGTTTTCAAAGTGCCAGCACATGAAATTGGTTTAATGCTATCTTTGAGTCTACGTTTTGTACCAACTTTGATGGATGATACGACTCGTATTATGAATGCTCAAAAGGCGCGTGGTGTTGACTTTGGTGAAGGAAATATTATTCAAAAGGTACGGTCAATAATACCTATTTTAATTCCTTTGTTTGCATCAAGCTTTAAACGAGCAGATGCTTTGGCGATTGCTATGGAAGCACGAGGCTATCAAGGTGGTGAAGGACGAATAAAATATCGTCGACTTTCATGGAATGGTCGAGATACCTTATCAATTATTGCTATTTTAGCTTTAGGATTAATGCTTTTTTATCTTAAGAGTTAA
- the mnmG gene encoding tRNA uridine-5-carboxymethylaminomethyl(34) synthesis enzyme MnmG, giving the protein MNYNFIEEYDIIVIGAGHAGVEASLAAARMGCKVLLATINLEMLAFMPCNPSIGGSAKGIVVREIDALGGEMGKNIDKTYIQMKMLNTGKGPAVRALRAQADKALYAMTMKHTVERQENLTLRQSMVDEILVEDGKVVGVRTATNQKYGAKAVVVTTGTALRGEIILGELKYSSGPNNSLASVTLADNLRDLGLEIGRFKTGTPPRVKASSINYEETEIQPGDEKPNHFSFLSKDEDYLQDQIPCWLTYTNQESHDIINNNLHRAPMFSGIVKGVGPRYCPSIEDKIVRFADKNRHQLFLEPEGRETEEVYVQGLSTSLPEDVQKELIHSIKGLEKAEMMRTGYAIEYDIVLPHQLRATLETKLISGLFTAGQTNGTSGYEEAAGQGLVAGINAALKVQGKPELILKRSDAYIGVMIDDLVTKGTLEPYRLLTSRAEYRLILRHDNADMRLTPIGREVGLVDDERWRIFEIKKNQFDSELTRLSKEKLKPIKETNEKIQALGFKPLTDAMTAKEFMRRPEIDYATATQFVGPAAEDLDAKIVELLETEIKYEGYINKALDQVAKMKRMEEKRIPKNIDWDAIDSIATEARQKFKKINPETIGQASRISGVNPADISILMVYLEGNNKARRKVD; this is encoded by the coding sequence ATGAATTATAACTTTATAGAAGAATACGATATCATTGTAATCGGTGCTGGTCACGCTGGTGTGGAAGCTAGCTTAGCTGCAGCCCGCATGGGATGTAAGGTTTTATTAGCGACTATTAACCTAGAGATGTTGGCTTTTATGCCATGTAATCCTTCTATTGGGGGATCTGCCAAGGGGATTGTTGTCCGTGAGATTGATGCCCTTGGTGGAGAGATGGGTAAAAATATTGATAAAACTTATATTCAGATGAAAATGTTGAATACCGGTAAGGGACCTGCTGTCAGAGCTTTACGTGCACAAGCCGATAAAGCCTTGTATGCTATGACAATGAAGCATACAGTTGAGCGTCAGGAAAACCTGACTCTCCGTCAGTCCATGGTTGATGAAATTCTTGTTGAAGATGGTAAGGTAGTTGGTGTAAGAACAGCCACAAATCAAAAATATGGAGCTAAAGCGGTTGTTGTCACAACAGGAACAGCTTTGCGTGGTGAAATTATCCTAGGTGAGCTCAAATATTCTTCAGGTCCTAATAACAGTCTTGCATCTGTTACATTGGCAGATAACTTGAGGGATCTTGGCCTTGAAATAGGAAGATTTAAAACAGGTACCCCTCCTCGTGTCAAGGCATCATCAATTAATTATGAAGAAACTGAAATTCAACCAGGTGACGAAAAGCCGAATCATTTTTCATTCTTGTCGAAGGATGAAGATTATCTTCAGGATCAAATTCCTTGTTGGCTAACTTATACGAATCAAGAGAGCCACGATATTATCAATAACAATTTACACCGTGCCCCAATGTTTTCAGGTATTGTCAAGGGTGTAGGACCTCGTTATTGTCCATCAATCGAAGATAAAATTGTCCGATTTGCCGATAAGAATCGCCATCAACTTTTCCTTGAACCTGAAGGAAGAGAGACTGAGGAAGTCTATGTGCAAGGCCTGTCAACTAGTCTGCCAGAAGATGTTCAAAAAGAGTTGATTCACTCAATTAAAGGTCTCGAAAAGGCAGAGATGATGCGAACTGGTTATGCGATTGAATATGATATCGTGCTCCCTCATCAACTACGTGCAACACTTGAAACGAAGTTGATTTCAGGTCTCTTTACAGCAGGACAGACCAACGGAACTTCTGGATACGAGGAGGCAGCAGGTCAAGGTCTAGTTGCTGGTATCAATGCGGCTCTTAAAGTTCAAGGTAAACCAGAACTTATTCTCAAACGTAGTGATGCCTATATTGGTGTAATGATTGACGATCTTGTCACAAAAGGAACCTTGGAGCCATATCGTTTATTGACATCACGCGCAGAGTATCGTCTCATATTACGTCATGATAATGCTGACATGCGCTTGACACCTATTGGTCGAGAAGTTGGTTTGGTTGACGATGAACGTTGGCGTATCTTTGAAATTAAGAAAAATCAGTTTGACAGCGAGTTGACACGTCTGTCAAAAGAAAAATTAAAACCTATTAAAGAGACGAATGAAAAAATTCAAGCTCTAGGCTTTAAGCCATTGACAGATGCCATGACAGCTAAAGAGTTTATGCGTAGACCAGAGATTGATTACGCCACAGCTACTCAGTTTGTAGGTCCAGCTGCAGAAGATTTGGACGCGAAGATAGTAGAGTTGCTTGAGACCGAAATCAAGTATGAAGGTTATATTAATAAAGCTTTGGATCAAGTAGCTAAGATGAAACGTATGGAAGAAAAGAGGATTCCAAAAAATATTGATTGGGATGCTATTGATTCCATTGCTACCGAAGCTCGTCAAAAATTTAAGAAAATCAATCCTGAGACCATTGGTCAAGCGAGTCGTATTTCAGGGGTCAACCCAGCAGATATCTCAATTTTGATGGTTTATCTTGAAGGTAATAATAAGGCCCGCAGGAAAGTAGACTAA
- the mnmA gene encoding tRNA 2-thiouridine(34) synthase MnmA — protein MTDNSKTRVVVGMSGGVDSSVTALLLKEQGYDVIGVFMKNWDDTDEFGVCTATEDYKDVAAVADQIGIPYYSVNFEKEYWDRVFEYFLAEYRAGRTPNPDVMCNKEIKFKAFLDYAMTLGADYVATGHYAQVVRDEDGIVHMLRGADNNKDQTYFLSQLSQEQLQKTMFPLGHLQKPDVREIAERAGLATAKKKDSTGICFIGEKNFKEFLSQYLPAQKGRMMTVDGRDMGEHNGLMYYTIGQRGGMGIGGQKGGDNAPWFVVGKDLSKNILYVGQGFHHESLMSTSLDASMIHFTRDMPEEFEMECTAKFRYRQPDSKVTVKVKGDKAEVVFAEPQRAITPGQAVVFYDGQECLGGGIIDQAYKDGKVCQYI, from the coding sequence ATGACTGATAATTCAAAAACACGTGTTGTTGTCGGTATGAGTGGTGGCGTTGATTCATCAGTAACAGCCTTACTTTTAAAAGAGCAAGGTTATGATGTAATCGGTGTTTTCATGAAAAACTGGGATGACACAGATGAATTTGGTGTGTGTACCGCAACCGAAGATTATAAAGATGTAGCAGCAGTAGCTGATCAGATTGGTATCCCCTATTACTCTGTCAACTTTGAAAAAGAGTACTGGGATCGTGTATTTGAGTATTTCTTAGCAGAGTACCGTGCAGGCCGTACCCCTAATCCAGACGTTATGTGTAATAAGGAAATCAAGTTTAAGGCTTTCTTAGATTATGCGATGACATTGGGAGCGGATTATGTGGCTACAGGACATTACGCTCAAGTTGTTCGCGATGAAGACGGCATTGTCCATATGTTGCGTGGTGCAGATAACAATAAAGATCAAACCTACTTCCTTAGTCAACTTTCGCAAGAGCAGTTGCAGAAAACGATGTTTCCTTTAGGACATCTACAAAAGCCAGATGTTCGTGAGATTGCTGAACGTGCAGGTCTTGCAACAGCCAAGAAAAAAGATTCAACAGGAATATGTTTTATTGGTGAGAAAAACTTTAAAGAGTTTCTTAGTCAATACTTGCCAGCTCAAAAAGGTCGTATGATGACTGTCGATGGTCGTGATATGGGTGAACACAACGGACTCATGTATTACACTATTGGTCAACGTGGTGGTATGGGTATTGGTGGCCAAAAAGGTGGCGATAATGCTCCTTGGTTTGTAGTAGGAAAAGATCTTTCTAAAAATATTCTTTACGTGGGTCAAGGTTTCCACCATGAGTCCTTGATGTCAACTTCTCTTGACGCTTCAATGATTCACTTTACTCGAGATATGCCAGAAGAATTTGAAATGGAATGCACAGCAAAATTCCGTTATCGTCAACCTGATAGTAAAGTTACTGTAAAGGTTAAGGGTGATAAAGCAGAGGTTGTTTTTGCTGAACCTCAGCGTGCTATTACACCAGGTCAAGCCGTTGTTTTCTATGATGGTCAGGAATGCTTGGGCGGCGGTATTATTGACCAAGCGTATAAAGACGGAAAAGTTTGTCAGTATATCTAA
- a CDS encoding MarC family protein, with protein sequence MSSQFFYAFMAFFAIMNPISNLPAYMALVADDSQKISRKIAFRSLLIAFVIVTVFIFSGDFIFKVFGITIISFRIAGGILVAVIGYHMINGNHSPSYKGMEQQAVNSDPMSIAISPLAMPLFAGPGTITTALSLANGGLQNQLITVVAFALLCVITYLLLRSAKQIAGFLGENLMKIITKMMGLLLFSIGIQMIIVSVQTLLKQ encoded by the coding sequence ATGAGTTCTCAATTTTTTTATGCATTTATGGCATTTTTCGCTATAATGAACCCAATTTCAAATCTTCCTGCTTACATGGCTTTAGTAGCAGATGATAGTCAAAAAATTTCACGAAAAATTGCTTTTAGGAGTCTTTTGATTGCCTTTGTTATTGTAACTGTTTTTATCTTTTCAGGAGATTTCATTTTTAAAGTATTTGGAATTACAATTATTTCTTTCAGAATTGCTGGCGGAATATTAGTGGCTGTTATCGGTTATCATATGATTAATGGTAATCATTCACCCAGCTATAAAGGAATGGAGCAGCAAGCAGTAAATTCAGATCCAATGTCTATTGCTATTTCTCCTCTTGCAATGCCACTTTTTGCGGGACCAGGTACAATTACAACTGCTTTAAGTCTGGCTAATGGAGGTTTGCAGAATCAACTGATAACCGTAGTTGCTTTTGCTCTACTATGTGTCATCACTTATCTCCTGTTAAGAAGTGCAAAACAAATTGCAGGCTTCTTGGGAGAAAATTTGATGAAAATTATAACGAAAATGATGGGACTTTTACTATTCTCCATAGGTATACAGATGATTATTGTCAGTGTGCAGACCTTGCTCAAACAGTGA
- a CDS encoding helix-turn-helix domain-containing protein yields MKLHSLGEQLRAARIKKELSLYDVEKFSGVEAQFLLAMEMDQLKALPEDIQQEALEKYATSVGLDGKRLFEEQRQNEQKLKKEKKPVERKEDTLAAKAPMSRFLKHKREEKRKSNYLPLLVLSAVSLLIICSVGYIIVRHLSNQPQVIKPNTISTVNHLSTASKAKSSRSISEVTVSGANVTTTTQGNQLMVDFSNVNSSVVLDVELSKDSDDTWFSVDNSDTSESYLLSKTKNSKYSLDFSGKTKPTQIIIAQSSKVTLKVNGESLDLSQLDKNTPSYLTLRIQ; encoded by the coding sequence ATGAAGTTACACTCTCTAGGTGAGCAATTACGTGCAGCGCGTATAAAGAAAGAGTTAAGTTTGTATGATGTAGAAAAATTTTCTGGAGTCGAAGCCCAGTTTCTTCTGGCTATGGAAATGGATCAACTTAAGGCTTTGCCAGAGGACATTCAGCAAGAGGCGCTTGAAAAGTATGCCACTTCGGTTGGTTTAGATGGAAAACGTCTGTTTGAGGAGCAGAGACAGAATGAGCAAAAACTAAAAAAAGAGAAGAAACCAGTTGAACGTAAGGAAGATACCTTAGCTGCTAAAGCTCCCATGTCACGCTTTTTAAAGCATAAACGTGAAGAAAAAAGAAAGTCTAACTATCTACCTTTACTAGTGCTTAGTGCGGTTTCGTTACTTATCATCTGCTCAGTAGGTTATATTATTGTTAGACATCTTTCTAATCAACCTCAAGTGATAAAACCAAATACTATCTCTACAGTTAATCATCTGTCGACGGCTAGTAAGGCTAAATCGTCACGAAGCATTTCTGAGGTTACCGTTTCGGGGGCAAATGTTACAACGACAACTCAAGGTAATCAACTAATGGTTGATTTCTCCAATGTAAATTCTTCAGTAGTTTTAGATGTGGAGTTATCAAAAGATAGTGATGACACATGGTTTTCAGTAGATAACTCAGATACTTCAGAGAGTTACCTCCTTTCAAAAACGAAAAATTCAAAATACTCTTTAGATTTTTCTGGTAAAACTAAACCAACTCAAATTATTATTGCTCAATCTTCAAAAGTAACTCTAAAGGTAAATGGGGAGTCACTTGATTTATCTCAATTAGATAAAAATACACCTAGCTACCTCACATTAAGAATCCAATAG